Within the Telopea speciosissima isolate NSW1024214 ecotype Mountain lineage chromosome 4, Tspe_v1, whole genome shotgun sequence genome, the region CATATGCACAGATGTGGGCATGGACAAACACACAGCGGACCATGGTTCTTATAGTCAGAGGAGTATGGTGTTTAAGCCTTTAAGAACTTTCAGTTTATACAAGACCAAGAAAGattctttccccctttttttaaacAGACATAGAAAAACCAGTAACATAAAACTGAGCCAATGCCCAAGATCACTAAAAAACTCACCAGTACAGCAAAAAGCTGAATACTTGCGTTTTTATTCCCCAATCGTTTCTTAATAgctttaatggcatctttggcTTTCCTGCACATCCAAAAGGAAGAAACCACATCAACAAACTGTGGTTAAACAGTTAATTTCTTGCTACAATAATGTTCAATAAATCAGATAAACAGAGTATGAGGAACAACTCATAGATAAGACACCAGGCTTGACTTGGAGTAAGTACTTtattccaaaataaaatttaggaATGCATCAATGTTAGATGGGTATGGGAGCTAGGTGTCAGAATCAGACCCAGAAATAATGTGTCAGACTTGGCAAAGCTCCAAAAACAGGATCAGGGATCTTGGGGCTATACAGCACAtttatatttaaattttttaaagaaaattccataaaatatatacataaataatcTCATCGGTGTTATGAAAGAGATCAAATATTCACATTTAGGTATTGCAACTAACTTACCTTCATTTTCTTCAGATTTGGGgtggtcaatttttttttcatataaaaaatatatcccACAATCTTTATGAAAGAGGGCAACTACTAATGTGATGTGGGTGtaactaatttatcatattgctgagccagagagagaaggaaaaaaaaatgttgtattTCACTTGAAGGTTATAGATGTGGTCCAAATTATTTTGTGGtataaataactccaaacataCCAATTAAGAAACCACAGTCAGCAAACAATGTGCTTAAACAGTTAATTATTTTGTAAGTAGttgagatggtggtggtgatggtgatagTAGTAGACGTTTCCACGATGTGTTGGCGTAAGAATCTGTCTACACACATCTGACACAGGTGCAGCACATATTCTTAATTGTCTGGCCAACAGAGGAGTGGATACACAACAGTTCCATTTGTTCAATCAGGGAAAGACTCATGGGAGGCCTAACTCAAGCAGAAAGAATCTCAGCCAACAGGAATTAGTTTGGGCAAGTGGAAGTAGGATTCATTCAATTGGTCTTCCTTTAGGTCGTGTCAATAGATACACCATAAGGGAACATTGATACTACATAGCTGCCTTTGAAAAAGCTgagtggaaaataaaattaaagatttctttctcttcactGATCCCTTGTTCTTCTCCACATAATGACATGTTGCTGCCATGAGTTTTGCTACCAAAATTAAATTCCCATTTACAATAGTTTACTCCTTCCTATCCGCACTAAGTAGCCACCAAGAGCGATAGAAACATCCACTTGGATGACTAGCTCTACCATTACATATGCTTGGATCAACTAGACTGAATTTTCCTTGAAATAGATTTGAACATGAACCTACTTTTCCAACATAAAGGAAATATAAATTGTTAGGCAGAAACTACAAAGGAaattaaataacaaaagaagCAGTAAGAAAATACCCTTGATCACATGCGACTAGTTCGCAGATTTCAATGTTCTTCATCCAATCCATTTCTGTAAGTTTATCGCTTGTTGCTGAATTGACGAGCTCAGCCGCCATATCTACTTTAAAAACTCAAACTTCAGGCAGGAAGAAGATGTGCACAGCTCTGAAAGTGAAACTTGTGCTTATATCTGCAAAAAAATGAGGCAAATATTAGTGCAATCGGCACATCCTCTCACCATGATAAGAACAAGAATGACTAGCGAGACACGGCACAGACATAACACAATAATACTATTGAGTTGAAAGATGCAttaaaaaagtaagaaaaatgtgtcagaaataaaaaaaaatataagaatcaGAAAATTCAAAGTAATATCAAGCTATCTCTAGGATCACCTGATCCAACTACGAACATTTGTATCTATATGCTCCTAGGGACCAGCTCAGCATTTCTCATAATTAAAGCACATTAAGTAGCCAAGGCTGAATGTGCATTAACTGAccaaagaagcagaatttagtAGCAGTATTTACTTCGAAATCAGCCTTCCATGAATCAATAGCCAAACAACAACTATCCCAGCTTATTTATTGGATTATCGGCGCTAAATAATGAttttcaattcattttatttccaACTAGAACAGGGCAGAAGTCTATTGCAAGAATGAAATTAAGTCCCAGTTGACATAAGGCTTTAAATTTCCATGAAATCCTAAAAACGTGGGAATCTTAAACCAGCACCAAGACTACCCAGAATGatttatgggaaaaaagaaTGCAAGTGTATTGAGGGAAATGATTTAAGGATAATTAGAATaaatacaaggaaaaaaaaaggaacactgacatttataaaaaaaaataaaggcgaGGAAATAAGAACATTATTGGAGAATTAACATACAAGTCTGCTttctatttaattttctttttacatGTTGTGCAGAATGTCAAAATCCTATAAGTTCTGCAAAAAAATCCCAGTTTGTAgttgaagagaaaaaatatcTAGATCAAAAACCCCAACTTTAAACCTCAAGTTAAGTGGAATTAAGTCTAAAGTTTATTGCACAAGGAGTATCAAATAGCAAGAATATCATTAATGGCATGCATGGTAACAACTGTATACTCATTCAAGATAGGAATCTTTTGTTAAGTACATCTATGAACTATACTCATTCAAGATAGGAAATTTTTGCAAAGTACATCTATGGAAAAAGGAGTGTTCACCTTTGATTCCATGTACAACTTTAATTTCTCCACTCCCATCTCCCTGATTTCATATCCAGCAAAGAGGTACTTTGCACATCCAATGAAGTTAAAACTTTCTCACATAATTATTACATAAGTTTTCCAAATTGTATTAATGACAGTGTTGCTTCATAGAATGCAATCAGTTAAAATGGTTACATACATAAAATAGACCAAGGGTGTACAACAAAGGCCATGAACCCTATGCTGAAACTGTTAGATTTGTATACATTAGGATCACTGTTACATTATTTTAGAGCCAATGGTTGGAACATTCAAAAAGATCTATGCTCTATAACATTATATACCATTATACAACACAAATTCTAGACATAGAGATTGGTATATACAAATAAGATTGGAATACAATGCTTAAATTAATTGATTAGTGAGAGAGTTCTTGAGATCAAAGTCTCAGTACAGAGGCAAGCAAAATGAAATCACCccttaaaatagaaactttcaaaaaaaaaaaacaccttaaGAGAAATTTGGCTGAAACATGTACCCTTTGATTAGTGAGAGTTCTTGAGCTAGAACTCAAagtctcagtctctctctctctctctctctctctgcgctAACACTATCCTCTAATCGCTAAAGGGGACTCCCCCGTTACTGAATGCGCAAAACATATACCCTTTGATTCTGCGATTCTTATCTGTGTCTGCAACTACTGTAAACAACCTCGCAACAAAATTGGCCGAAAAAGTAGGAGGGGAGGTTATTTCCTATTCTTCCATCCCCCCTCAACCCCAAAATGTTAACAGCTTCTGCCACTTTAATATGCTTTCACACATCAATGGACTAAGCTTCCATGTCGCTTAATTACCCAAGAAGATTCCCATTTTGATCTAGTGCCGTCCAGATTTCCCAACTCGACAAATACGAATCATACAGATTTATCCAAACTCATGCATTGCCCCTCTAAAAAACAACAGAGATCAAACTAACTGCCAGAGTCAATACCATATTATCCCATGCCACAAACCAAAAGGAACatatttcaaaacaaaagatcaGAACAAAACGAAGTTTCCAAAACGaattaggggaaaaaaaaagcagaCAGTAGCAAATTCCAGAAGCAAAACCAATGAATTCACAAAGATCGATAGTTCCGAATCAAATTCCAATGAAACTGAACTCAAAAGACTGCTCTTTTCCTCCCGAGTACAAACAGTGAACAAAAGTAAATCGGCGTACGAACCTGCAAAGATCGACTGAAGAATGCGAGAAAACCGAGGAAAGGAAACGAAGATAAGAAATAAGAGAAACCACGAAGCGTCAGCATTtccaggaaaaggaaaaggaaaagctCGGAACTTGAAGGGAAGCTAAGGTTAAGCTTTGCTTCTCCACAATCTCTCTAAGATCTATATCTGACTCTGCTTCTTTCTTTTCGTTTTTGCAGCAAAAATAGTGAAGAGGCCGCGTGAGTTAGTTTGGTTTAAAGGAAGATGAGGAGGAGGTTTACAGTGATGTGTCGAAGCTTgggtttttattattattggaaGTTGATGATAGTAAGAATGGTAATGTGGCACCGCCATTGCTCTTCTCAGACTTTCTCAAGCttaaaaaagaagcaaaaaattttaaattaaaagaaaggaaagagagagagagttccgACAGGGTTGTTGAAGGGTAACAGATATTATGTGCTTTGCTGGCTTAGATTTAGTGGATTCGTTTTTTCATATATCCAGAATTTGTGTGTTCCGTCCCTATCCATCTATCGGTCTCAATGGTCTAAAGGTTTCAtggtctttttcttcttgtgcttttcaattGAGAAAAaatcagtagtagtagtaaaaTCGCGTAAGCATGTGGAAACTTGTCGTCTATTGAGAGATTGAAGAAGCTACAACACCATGTGAACGGTTGGATGGATTGGGTTCGTTCCTTTCGTTTTATAGCCGCTATGTAATAAATGGAGTTTAGTCTCACATTGATTACTAATTAACCTACAAGTACAACCTCCCTTGTATAATTAAGAGGTTTTCCACCTACTTGTTAGGAGTTTAATCTCACATCCACTACTAATTACCCTACCCCTTATACAATTGAGAGCTGCTCCACCTATTAGttttaagggaaagagaatgctacttggaTGTGTGTAGTATGCTGCCTTGCACTCATAGAAGCGCATGAAATGATCGCCGCAACCccatggaaatgctgaaaatcCCAAGGGTGTACAGTCAATTCGTATGcccttgtgtctgggtgtaggggtAGCATACCCCACGTGTCAAGATAGTGTTATTTCTCCCTAATTTTAATATTGGGAATGGAAACTTTACAgatctggctcctctccaaAGAGCCCAGCACCCAGGGAGTGCCGCAAATATCCTGGCGTgtgcccaatcaacatcaggaTGTGTGTGGTATAGCCCAACgattggatgccccctgggcactccttgggcgttgggctccctggagaggagctcaatccgaAACTTTACATGGTATGTGGGGAAATGTGTGGGTCACCATATACACATGTTCATGTGGTGAAATTCAAACTTTCGGAATGTAATCTTTAATGGGATCAGGCCAAGGATTAGATTTCATTTCTGAGGTTGGGCCTGGCCTAAAGACTTGGGTTTATTATTTGGGTAATCATACAGACCACACGTCAATCCAAAAAGGTTAAAGCCTTGGGTTGAGCccaaggtaaaacataaaaaaatggttcaaaatttttttaaaagtgatTTACCAATATGTCGTCGTCAAAATTAGGGATATCAACTTGGCCAGGTCAACCCAAACCCACCCCAACCTGCCCTGAGCTGAGACGGGGTTTGGGTTGAGCTTTTCAGTCTATAAGGGCAGACTTGGGCTAGGATTTTCAGGCCTGAGGCCGGGTTGGGTCAGGCTTGGGCTAAGGATTTAGGCTGAGCCCAGCCCAGTCCGATCGACCCTATGTATAAtgtatataaataaagaaaaatgcTCTTTGAGCTTAAGGTGTACAATGCGCCTTCTCACAtcttcatttttattgttttctttctcattGAATAAATGAATAAACAATGTTATGTGAAAAGATGGAGAGTAAACtacttgcttagagaaccctctcctatAAATAAATTACATGATAAAGTTCCATGCACTTGCACGGGGGGCGCAAGGTGCAGTCACACACATGGGGGGTGGGCCCCCTGAATGACCCAAACCCCACCCCATGTATCTGGGCGTAGTTTGTGCCCAGATGTGCTCCGGACAGAGAACGTCGGCCCATAAAGATATATTACccacactttattttttttaatccatgCACACCAACCTGTGTGTACAACAAAGCATTTGTTTTGATAAACGTGGACCACTTGATCACTACAATCATGCCTCACTTAGAGAAATATCGGAAAATAACTTTAGgcaaaagaagaataaaaactttggcaaaatacaaaataaatattgaAAAACATGGTGAAAGTGGAAGAATGcgataaaataattttttccaAATCATTCGAATATTAATACCTTCTGATACACATATTTCCAAAATTCTATACATACACGATTTAATAGCAAATTTACTATGAAACAAATAAGGCCTCCATGGGTGATTTGGATGGCATTCGATCATGTGAATGATAAAAGGAAATTCTCAAGGCTTAAGGATTCATTGATGGATTGCGTAAATAAATTATAAGAAAAGGTGGGGTGGGCTACGCTAGCACctttatgtctatctctcttcttgtGGAACCTTATTAGTATGTTCCTTTATGTTGCTTGCTCATAAAATCTTTTTCCCACGATTTTAGGGATTGGTATCGGATCATTAGAATCGCCCGATTCGTATCAAGAATAAActtccccttatttttttttatgagaataaACCTATTCTTAAAGTTAATTATAAGTCTAATTGCATATCTGGCTGAGCTTCTTCTTCTCGTAAGCCTGGATTTTAATGGAATTCTAAAAGCTAGGTTCAAAAGTCAGATTTTGAAATGCCAAGGCCACCACCTATCAAGAACTCATAAAACCAAGACACAGGGAAATCAACAAATTGATACTTGGTCCCATAAGTTTTGCTAAAGTGGTGCTATCTCTGAAAGCGAAAATAAAAAGAGCAAAAAGGCCTTCTACATGGCACAATACACACCTGGAAAGGAATCTATTATTGAGCATCGCTATGGCTATTTGTTGGGTCCAATTAGATTTAGATTGGACGGCTCAGTGCGTGTTCATTGGAAGATTCTTCTTGGGAAAAGAACGTTACTTGGTTGCGAAAATTCCATCTATATTAATGCTTTTATGGTCATATACGATCAGACAATAATCTCTTGCTTTATATAAAACTACATACTCAATGTTTGATAAAAAAACATTAATGgtacttttatttttaaaacggACGTTTAAGATACTTTGTAGTTAGTCCTATTCTAAACTACATATTTCCAAGTTTGCCCCTCTCAACCCCACTCTAAGTTAAAATGATAGACAAATGCAATGGGTGGTTGACCACAAATTGAGCTTGTGATCtctaaaaaaaaaggtgtaccaAGATCATGAGGCTCTTATCACTGTAGGGTTTGAGGAGGATATATCATAATGTACGTACCCCCGCTTTACAGAGAGGCTATTTCTAGAAACTCAAACCTGTGACAACATGATCACAATGaaacaaccttaccattgcaccaaggtccaatcgAACTTGTGATCTCTCCCACCTTGAATCTTTCATTTTCGCACTTTGCAATCTCTCATATCCTTGCCCTGCTATTTGCAATTGCCATCTTTGCCTCTCTCATCACTCTTCAGTGTCTCTTATTTACTCTAATTTCTCTCATTTTCGCCCTTTACAATCCTGCACCCTCATTGTGTAAGAACCGTGAATCCTTCAACAAAAATTGAAACCCCATGTAATAGATTAAACTGAGAATTCTTTGTAAATAAAGTGACGTTAagaatgtaattttttattcattgtaaATGACTGTGTTCTATCTATCGATCCATGTAAACAGCTTGCCCAACCACATAAATTCTTGGGTTATGTAATTGTTTATTCTTCTTACTTAATTGTGCTTAATTTCGAACTCCTACAAGATCAAACAATCACCATCCTTCATAAAGTCGTCGAAAAGCAGTGTAAGCCAAGAAAAATCCATCCTCATTACAAAGATTACACATGtatacagtttttttttggagataggAGGGGTATCCAACACAAATCGGGAGCTTCTAGGCCCTAATGAGCCTCaagcgggtggccccaagaaattatgcagcggcgaagatttgatcacgagacctcgcaTCCTGAagcggagtctcatgtcccctccaagccagctgCGTTAACCCCTTGGGGTTCATACATGTATATAGTTACATACACTGCAATCTATATACGTAGGCATACAGTTCACCACTGCCACATCAGCAAGTAAAGTGCAGACGATGACCCAAGTCAACGAGATGCCACGTAAGAGCCATCAGAGTCAAGATATTGAGGAACGACAAGTGAGTATTAAACCTCTTCAGCCTTTGGTTCAACACTCCTACCGTTTTAACTTCACCTTACCAACACCAGCACCGACTCGGCTCCTTAACGTCCTCTCACTTCCCTTGTCAGCGGCGCTGCTGCCATTGATGGTGGATGCAGTGCTCGCAACCCCGACTGGCTGCGAGTGCGACGGTGCCGGTGGTTTGTTGATCACAATGTCTGCGCCGTCCgtccctctcccttcttccttctctatctTCATCCTCTCGAACATTACCTGCATAAAGTTAATTAAGCATGCAGCTGCAACTTGTATTAATTCAATTTAAAGTTTGAAGTGGAGAAACCAGAGTTACCTTAGAGGCACGAGGCTCCAAGTAAAATAAATTGGCAAGGACCATTAAAAACGCAAGCAGATTATAGCTTTGAACCTTCTCGGGCCGGCGACGACCCTGGCTAAACCACAACCCGAGCAGCGAGAGCCCAATGCTGTAAGCCATGGCCCTGAAGTAAACAGGGTAGATCTTACTCTGTACAATCCCGAATTGTTGCCTCAATTGAGCTTCTGCCAATACATAGCCCGACACGAACGTTACCCACACGGACATCCCATAAGCAGTTGCGAACCCAAGCAGCCGAACTACACCCATCAAAGCCCCCCTGTTCTCCGGCGACACTCTACTTCTCATGGCTTTGAAAACCACCTCGTGTCCTCGTCGGAAAACCTCCTTCAGGTTCTCTTTTACCTGATTAGCACTTTTCTTCACCACGTCTTCTGCCTTTTCCTCGGCTTGCTTCATTTTTCCGGCGGCTTCATCGCGGGTTTTCTTCATCTTGTCGGAGATGGTACCGGCTAAGTTTTCTCCAGCGATTCTGGTCATATCGATGACAGCATCTCTGACTCCTTTCGCTTTATCAGACCCTTCTTCGAACAGGTGGGCTGCCATGGCTTTGGCCTTCTCCTTGGCGTGCTCTGTTCCTTCTTGAGCTATGTCCTTCGCTTTACTGAAAACACCGGCGACTTGGTGCTTGCACTTACCCAAGGTGTCGCAAATTAGCTCTCCGGGAGTGGATTGATGGGCGCCATCTGATGGTGGTGTTGAAGTAGAAAGACCTTGGCCGAGATTCGGGAGAACAGAGGCGGCTTCTTTGGCTCTCTCTTTTATTGTCATTGCCGCCTCCGATAATCTGTCTCCGACAGTGGAAGTGGAGCTCATGTCGACTATCTCATCTGTGGCCTTATGCTTATGGGGTGAAATTGAAAGACCTTCTTTCTCGTATTCAAACACGATTACTCTCTGCCCTTCTTTCACTATCACATCTGCTCTTACTTTCTTCTCCGCTTCCAACTGTTGTTTCTGTGTATCGGGCTGTGCCGACAATATACCGGCTGGTGCAAGCGAAGACAGAACAAAACAAACAGCCACCACGttcatcatctctctctctctctcgcttgaTTTGCTGGGTATCCCTGTGAGGAGAAGAATGTATCTGATACGATTAAGAGgattttggagaagaaaaacgTCCAAAGATTGAACCGTCTACAAGTTATAATTCTCATATTTCCAAGTATGCTGGTGGATTCCTTTCCCAGGTAGTCCCAGCTAGCTACTCCACGTGGCAGGACGAACTATGGGGACACAACACGTTTTTTGAAATGCATGTACACGTGTCTTTCAATTGGAAACTCGATCTTTACTCATCGGAAACTCGTGTAGTTCACTATGGGCCGGGTCGTGTAATGGAAACATTGGAAGAAAAACTTC harbors:
- the LOC122659099 gene encoding uncharacterized protein LOC122659099 is translated as MNVVAVCFVLSSLAPAGILSAQPDTQKQQLEAEKKVRADVIVKEGQRVIVFEYEKEGLSISPHKHKATDEIVDMSSTSTVGDRLSEAAMTIKERAKEAASVLPNLGQGLSTSTPPSDGAHQSTPGELICDTLGKCKHQVAGVFSKAKDIAQEGTEHAKEKAKAMAAHLFEEGSDKAKGVRDAVIDMTRIAGENLAGTISDKMKKTRDEAAGKMKQAEEKAEDVVKKSANQVKENLKEVFRRGHEVVFKAMRSRVSPENRGALMGVVRLLGFATAYGMSVWVTFVSGYVLAEAQLRQQFGIVQSKIYPVYFRAMAYSIGLSLLGLWFSQGRRRPEKVQSYNLLAFLMVLANLFYLEPRASKVMFERMKIEKEEGRGTDGADIVINKPPAPSHSQPVGVASTASTINGSSAADKGRVLNQRLKRFNTHLSFLNILTLMALTWHLVDLGHRLHFTC